The DNA segment ACTATTTCATGGAACATGCGCGCAAAACCGGCCCCCGCATGTTGGATGGCAAGGATGTAAGTTTGAGTGAGCGGTTGCGTTATGCGGTTGGCAACTTCCTTGTTTTTGGCCCGCTGAAAGATACGCTGGGACTGGGCCGCATTCGGGTTGCCTATACCGCAGGCGAGGCGATTGGGCCGGAAATCTTTGATTTCTACCGCGCACTTGGGATCAACCTGAAGCAGCTTTATGGCCAGACCGAAGCCTCGGTTTTCATCACCCAGCAACCGGATGGCGAAGTGCGCTCGGACACAGTCGGCGTTCCCTCACCGGGTGTCGAGGTGCGCATTGCCGATAATGGCGAGGTGTTCTATCGCTCGCCCGGTACATTCGAGAGCTATTACAAGAACGCCGAGAGCACAGCCTCGACCAAAGACCCGGAGGGGTGGGTGGCGACAGGCGATGCCGGATTCTTTGAGGAAGCAACCGGCCACCTGCGCATAATCGACCGCGCCAAGGATGTGGGCAAAATGGCCGATGGCGGCATGTTCGCGCCCAAATATGTCGAGAACAAACTTAAATTCTTTCCCAACATTCTGGAATCCGTGGTCTTTGGCAACAACCGCGACCGCTGCGTGGCCTTTATCAACATCGACCTTGGTGCTGTCGGATCATGGGCCGAGCGCAACAATATCGCCTATTCCAGCTATCAGGAACTGACCAGCCTGAAGCCCGTGCTTGATACAATTCAAGAGCATGTCGAGACAGTGAATGAAAGTGTGGCACAGGATGACATGTTGTCGGGCTGCCAGATCCATCGCTTTCTGGTTCTGCATAAGGAACTTGACGCCGATGATGGCGAGATGACCCGCACCCGTAAGGTACGCCGCCGGATTGTCGAAGAGAAATTCTCCGACCTGATTGACGCGCTCTATGGCGGGCAAGACAGTGTCTACACCGAAACCGAAGTCACCTACGAGGACGGGCGCAAGGGCAAGCTGAAAGCAACACTGGAAATCCGCGACGCCAAGGTTTTCGGGCAAGTCGCCGCCAAAGTTGCAGCAGAATGAACGGGCAGGGGGGCGTGATGCGCGATACGGCACCGGACGAGGGTTATATCACCGCCGACGGGCGCAAGGTCGGGGGGGTTGCGATGGAAATGCGCAATATCACCCTGCGCTTTGGCGGTGTTGTGGCGATCAAGGACATCAGTTTCGACATTCGCTGGGGCGAAGTGCGCGCGATTATCGGTCCGAATGGCGCGGGCAAGTCGTCCATGCTCAATGTCATATCGGGCTTTTACCACCCGCAAGAAGGGGATGTGATCTTCAAGGGCTATAAGCGCCCCAAAATGCGCCCCTATCAGGTGGCGCGTATGGGAATTGCCCGGACGTTCCAGAATATCGCCCTGTTTGAGGGCATGAGCGTTCTGGACAATATCATGACTGGACGTCTGCACCACATGAAGGCCAATCTTCTGCAACAGGCCATGTGGTGGGGGCGCGCGCAAAAAGAAGAAGAAGAAAACCGCGAGCAGGTCGAGAAGATCATCGATTTTCTGGAAATCCAGCATATCCGCAAGACCCCTGTCGCCCGTTTGCCCTACGGGCTGAAGAAACGGGTCGAGTTGGCGCGGGCCTTGGCGGCAGAACCATCAATCCTGCTGCTGGACGAACCGATGGCCGGCATGAATG comes from the Roseinatronobacter monicus genome and includes:
- a CDS encoding AMP-binding protein yields the protein MSNTAKTSKSLDDLSSVPALLAHNAERFGMQTAYREKEFGIWQSWTWTETQAEVRAMALGFLVLGMKRGDYVAIIGRNRPALYWAMIAAQSVGAIPVPLYQDAVAEEMAYVLDHCGARFVVCGDQEQVDKVLEVQETVKCIEELLYLDKRGMRKYDHTHMNWLQDAMREGRAAQTRLGAELDQRLAELTLDHTCVMLYTSGTTGKPKGVVLSNRNIITTSKNSSEFDNLRPGDEILAYLPMAWVGDFIFAIGQAYWTGFCVNCPESAQTMLTDLREIGPTYYFAPPRIFETMLTTVMIRMEDASPIKRRLFHYFMEHARKTGPRMLDGKDVSLSERLRYAVGNFLVFGPLKDTLGLGRIRVAYTAGEAIGPEIFDFYRALGINLKQLYGQTEASVFITQQPDGEVRSDTVGVPSPGVEVRIADNGEVFYRSPGTFESYYKNAESTASTKDPEGWVATGDAGFFEEATGHLRIIDRAKDVGKMADGGMFAPKYVENKLKFFPNILESVVFGNNRDRCVAFINIDLGAVGSWAERNNIAYSSYQELTSLKPVLDTIQEHVETVNESVAQDDMLSGCQIHRFLVLHKELDADDGEMTRTRKVRRRIVEEKFSDLIDALYGGQDSVYTETEVTYEDGRKGKLKATLEIRDAKVFGQVAAKVAAE
- a CDS encoding ABC transporter ATP-binding protein; protein product: MRDTAPDEGYITADGRKVGGVAMEMRNITLRFGGVVAIKDISFDIRWGEVRAIIGPNGAGKSSMLNVISGFYHPQEGDVIFKGYKRPKMRPYQVARMGIARTFQNIALFEGMSVLDNIMTGRLHHMKANLLQQAMWWGRAQKEEEENREQVEKIIDFLEIQHIRKTPVARLPYGLKKRVELARALAAEPSILLLDEPMAGMNVEEKEDMSRFILDVNDEFGTTTVLIEHDMGVVMDLSDRVVVMDYGKKIGDGTPDEVRGNEDVIKAYLGVAHE